GCCAATTTTTCCAGCATAAGGGGGCTGTGTTGTCGTCTTTGAGTAGCACCAAAACGCCTGTTTCCAGATTGGGAGTAGATTGTCGCCATTTAATTCTTTCTTGGAGATGGTTCAAGTATTCATGTGACCAACTTTGCCAAaaatgttgcatttgtttttgaatatTCTTGAAATGAGACAAGCGGTTGCTTGACACATGTCTGACGTCATCTTGAGGTAAAGTGGTCAATGGTTCACCAATAAGGAAATGACCGGGAGTTAGAGGTGAAAAATCATTAGGATCATTAGACATTGGGGATAAGGGTCGGGAGTTAAGGACTGCCTCAACCTGAGTTATTACAGTGTATAAACCCTCAAAAGTCAAATGAGGATTACCAACAATTCTtttctgatgaaattttgttgattttaggCATGCTTCCCACAAACCTCCGAAATTAGGAGCATGTGGTGGAGAGAAGTGCAAATTTATTTGATTCAAATTGAGAAAGTCATTGAACTGGCTTCTGTTCTCGAGTTGAgataaaacaattttcaattcacgTTCAGTACCTACAAAATTAGTACCATTATCACTATAAATGTCGGTGCAAACACCCCTTCTTGACACAAATCTAGTGAAGCATTTAAGAAATGACTCCGTGGAGAGATCTTCAGACAGTTCGAGATGAGCTGCTTTCGTGACGAAGCAAACGAAAAtgcataatataataataatataatataaatgtTTATTGGTCTCAAACAATTACACCAGCTTGGAATAAAAGATGAAACAAGTCAATAAATcgcacaaaaacaaaacattgttCATTTCTTACAAAACTGCTTAAATTCCTCTAAACTATACGGTTCACAATCCAGAATAAAACTATACAAtgatttcttaaatttttcatgACACATTATATCTCTGAGCTTCCTTGGTAAAACATTAAATAAAGTTATAGCCATACTCCACAGCTTTACCCCTGATGACAGTACTATGTAAAGGTAAAATGTAGGGATACATCTTGTGTTATTCAAATTCCTGAAATCTCTGAAGTAATGGTTGTTTTTACTGAAGAATATTAACAATTTATAAATGTACACACCGTAAACAGTCAGAATATTATTTCCCTTAAACAGTCCTCTACAACTCGCTCTATAACCTAATCTTAACATGGTACGTAATGCTCTTTTTTGAGTTACAAAAATTGTGTCCACGTGAGTGGAACATCCCCAGAAAATAATTCCATAGGAAATTAGCGAATGGAAGTTTGCATAATAAACCAATTTAAGGAGTTCGAAATCAACCTGACTTCTCAACATGAAAAGTGCATAGCAGGTGGAGTTAAGTCTACTTCTTAATTGCTCGATATGGGGTCCCCATTTCAGATGTTTATCAAGAACCAGCCCCAAAAACCTGACATCAGCCTCCACCCGAACAGTACCATTTAGAACGTGAATCGATGTAGGATACTGAAGTTTAGATCTCTCACTATAGAAAAACAAACATTGAGACTTATCCACATTGATCACAAGATTGTGATTGGACAACCACTGAAATATAAGGTTCATAACGATATCTGCCCTGGGGAACGCCCAAGGTTATATCAACATCATCTGATGTAAAATAATCGCCATTAACCTCCAGGACAACTCTTTGTTTTCTAGATGTTAGGTAACTCTCCAGAAGTTCCAGTTGTGTATCTCTTATTCCACATTCCTCAAGGATTTCCAAGAGCCTTTTATGATCAACACAATCGAAGGCTTTGGAAAGATCTAAAAACATAGCCAATGGAATCTCCCCCTCTTCCATAGCAACTGTTATTTCATTAAGAAGCTCAAAAATAGCAGTTTCAACACTTCTATCCCTAAGGAAGCCATGCTGGTTCGGTGAAAGTATATCGAACTTACGGAAAAAACTGGACAATCTTTTGCAaagaattttctcgaaaaccTTGGAGAATGAACTTGGAGAACTTATAGGTCTATAGTTATTCAAGTCATCAATATCACCTTTCTTGAATAGTGGTTCTATTATGGCTATCTTCAAGTTATCGGGAAATATACCCTCCTTGAATGAACGATTTATGAGGAAAGTAAGTGGTTCAATTATATGGTTAATTGATGCCTTCAAGACTTTAATTGGTACCTCATCATACCCGCAAgacattttattcttcaaagATTTGACGGTGGACAAAACTTCATTCTGAGAAATATCGAACATGTAGAAAGATTTCTCCAGCCTTTTCACCGAATCTCCCATAGGAGATTTGGCCAAGTTCTTAGTTATCTTTGTTGAGATGTCCGCAAAAAAGTTGTTGAATTCTTTTGCAAGCGAAGAAGGGTCACTACTAGAATGAGGAATCTTGTTAAAACTCCCTTTTCCTGTAAGTGATttgattatcttccaggaagcTTTCGACTTATTTTCtgaattcagaataatattattattgtaatattccttttttttcttggacaaaagagaatcatattttttttttaaattgaatacGTTATCTTATATTCAGGCTTAGCAAATATAACTGTGTGTAGTTTGTCCAAAATACCCTTGAGTTCTTTAATTTCCttagaatatttgaaatttcttgtTGATGGAGATAATCTAATAGTGCGCTTAGGAAAACACCGTTCAAAATATTCCAAGTAGCGTTCGTGAAAAACTTTCCAGAGTTGGTTAGGGTCAAGCTGACTGGCATAGATGTCGTCCCATACGGCATATGAAAGTTCCTGGAGAACTGTCGATGGATTTCTCATTGATGAAacgttttttgatttttgtattATGTAATACATTATCTGAATTTACATGAAGATTGGAGACGAATTTGAGTCCCGAATGGTCACTGATGTGGTATTCGATAACTTCAGTTTTACCAGTAACTGAGGTCAATACATTGTCCACGCAGGACCCAGAGGCAGGACGAGTAGGTGCAAAGTTAGTAACATTCGCATGGAAGTTCTCTAATAAGGATAAAAACTCCACTTTATCAGGGGAATTcgttaaaatattaatattgaAGTCACCTACCAGAATATATTCAACCTTCTCTGTGGCGCATCGTTCAAGAACTGCCCTGAGCTGTTCAAGAAATAAACCCACATCAGCAAGTGGTGCAGTGTTGGGCCTATAAACACAAATAATGAGCAACTTGCGACATTCGAATTTTAGTTGAACAGCACAACATTCGAAAACATTACATATATTTAGTGAACTAAAGTCCAGCCTTTCAGTACATTTAAATTTAGTCCTACTATAAATGGCACAACCCCCATGACGGCCCCTTGAACGACTGAAATTTGAAACTAGTTTATAACCACTGAATTGATATGTTTTTAGTTCATCGATACACTTCCAGTTCTCAGTTATTGCTATCACGTCTGCTTCCTCTTGATTAATCATCAGTTGTAGGCCATTGTAGGCTGTACCCAGGGATTGAACATTTTgaaccaacaaacaaaaacgctCAGCTGGCTCTGATCTTGGGAATGTGGAGTGGCATTACGAATCTGAATTGCGTCCTTGAGTTCTCTGCTTTTCCGGAAAAATTGCTTATCGAAGGTGAAATCTCTTAGGATTATACCTTCAGGCCAAAAGGAACTGTCGTACACCAGTTTTCGTGACTCCTCAGATGGCAATCCAATGCTGAAAGCGGAATTTTGGCCCAGGGTCTTTAGCTTCTTCACAATGATTAAATCGTTTCCAGGAACCTCCTTCAAGTAGTTTTTTATCTCGTCCTCAGAGACCTGCTTCCCAGCAATTCTACCCACATAGATCCACTGCCTACGGATAGCACCTTGAATTGCGACATCTTGGTCAGTAGCTTTTGTTCCGAAACAGACCTTCTTCATATTTCTTTCCCTATTTAATCGCTTTTTTCTTACAACATCAGACCATTTACCACCAGCTTCGTCCTCATGGAGGCTTTCAGAGATAACCGATGGTTGTGCTTTATTTTCATCACCAATAGCAGGCTCAGAATTCTTCGAGACTGATGCTGCATTTTTATCCATCTTAGTATTAGGGATCTTGCTTTTCACCAAAACATCTGAAGTTTTCTTCACATCGGCAACGGCGGATGGAACTCCAAGATGCGGGAAGTTACAGTTTTCGTTATcatgatttttattattgtCTAACAGCGTGATTATACGTTCTTTGTCTTCAATTACCTTCTCAAGGCGACCACAAGCtttctttgaatatttgatCTCCATATTTGCTAGTTTCAGCTTTCTTTCTACAACCAAGATTGAATCAGCATTTTCTAGGTTATCATCATAACAACAGCTCGAATCTTCTTCAAAACTCTGGAAACGTTGACTGAATCCATTCGATATATAATCTCTGAGTTTCTCACTAAGATTGACCACCTCAGGCACTTTTCTACTAATAATAATATCGATTAATTGATCCTTTTTCAAACGGAGCAATTCTGTAACGTACTCTTAAAATTTTGCCATGTTGCCATGTCGCCATAGCACTTGataattcttctatttttcgttCTGCCATCTTTAATGTGAAAGGACCTGCAAAATCTATGCCTGTTGTTGCGAATGGGCGTTGTGGTTTTCAACGTGAATTTGGGATATCTCCCATTTGATATCGACTTTCTATTGGTTGTGATCTGAAGCAAGTTATAATACATACCTGCGTAAAACTCCTAGAATAGCGCTACGGCCGTTGATTGGCCAAAATTTTGATCTAACAGCTGCAAGAGTAGCTTGAGCATCTGCAAACAAGAGATATaaaggctggagtaccccaaaggtcagtacttgggccacttctgtacaacatatatatattcacgatattccgaagaatccaagaaccatgctaacgttatatgttgacgacacaggcatagcaactcgacaccgcaacccagaattaatagaacgagttctacaagaaacgattgacgaaacaaatgactggtgcataaagtggaaaatcaagctcaatggacaaaagagccaagcaatattactacagaagagaagactgcgacccacaacgaatctagaagttgacaaAGGAcctacttggaaaagtcatatcgaacaagcaatcgacaaaacgaaagcaccgatgaatagactctaccctctaataggaagaagaagccacatgtcgaaagagacaaaattgaagataatcaaagccgttgctaggcctcaactgacttatggatcagttgcctgaggtttcgcggcaaagagccacatcaaaagaatttaagccactgaaaacaagctgctacgatgtgcaatagatgcaccttggtttgtcaggaatagacagctttatagggacctaaaatgggaaaacataacggaattcatgaacagaaaagcagagaaattattcgaaatagcgaaaaaccatccgaatcaagaactcaggagactagtatACTACGACCCAGATGAAGACagaaggagaatgcgaatttaccgaaggagaccaagagatcaattaagaagagattaaaataagaacataaacttattgaaaaatccaataaagtgttatccattagaggataaacacataaattccagcacgatagtgtgcgagaagaaaaccgactaaaagatgaacggtttataggcaaatgcccggaaccaatattcaagaagcagttaagggtttttagtgggtctggagctcaggagagtgagagtCCCCACACTTGTTCTCCCGCAGGAGAGGGTgattcgtctgatttgcagattttccccttgctacaccaaaaaaaaaataaaaaattgagcaTCTGCATGAAGATGCCTCAAATGCTCATGTCTTATCATCAATTTAGTGTAATTGCAATAATAAGGTAATAGAATTGGATGCTTTTGGTTGGAAGTGAGGTTGGAATGTTTGAGTCTTCCTCCCACTCTTATCAAACCATTTTTGTCCATGAATGGATTCAAAGATACAATTTTACTATTTGGGGATATCTGTTTGGATTTTTGTAGAGATACAAACTCTGAAGGAAATGCGTTCCTTTGATCTAGTTTACAAATCGTTTTAAGAGAAttatcaattttcagattttgataGTTTACCTGCAGAACGATTTtcgggaattgagatttttgagaTGTTTATAAACCGTAGGCAAGAGGCTATAACTCTGTGGACTTTTTAGGAGTGAAGAAAACCGGATATCTTGAGAGTCTGTCATTATGATAAGAGTAAGATCAGTTTTTCGATTTCACGAATTGGGGCAAAATATTGGTTTTGGGCCAGGAAGATTTTTCTCGGGACAAGCAAACAGGACCGTTTCACCATAATTTGCATTCCATTAATTCCTTTGGATTAATGCCTCGTGATATAATACCTGCTGGATTTGATTCTGAGGGAACGTGAAAACTGCTGTATTTCAGTTACTCGATTCGCTAAAAACGTTTTGAGTTGATGCGGTTCAGTATTTATCCAACCTAATGCAATATTGGAATCACTCCAATAGTAAGTGTTATCAATTTTATCAGACATGGCTTGTAGAACCTTTTGAGAGAGCTGAATACTCAAAAGAGCCGCGCAGAGTTCGAGTTTAGGTAACGTTATCATTTTAAGAGGTGCGACGCGAGATTTTGCGCAAAGTAAATGAACAGgaatttggttgaattgatcaacagatcgaagataacaacaaGTTCCCTAAGCTTTTTCCGAAGCATCTCCGAAACAGTTTAATACAATGGAAATAGGATCTGAACAGATTATGTGTCTGGCAACGTGAGTGCAATAAAGTATTTGACTAGAGAACTCGATCCATGCAGAATGTAAATTGACTGGAAGATTCTCGTCCCATTGTGAACCTAGTTGCCAAAGTTTCTGAATGATAATTTTGCCTTTGATTGTACAAGGTCCTATAAGACCTAAAGAGTCAAAAATTTGTGCCACCGCTGCTGACAGTATCGTGCGTTTTGTGACATTAGATGACTGATTATAGGATATAGTGTATTTGAAAATATCATCTGCTGAGTTCCATATCAAACCTAGCGTTTTAGTTGTCTTATCATTGGTAATAAAGGTTTGCGTTGATTCAGATTTAACTTGAGTGATGTGTTCTAAAATTTCGCAATCATTTGAGACAAATTTTCTTAGATTGAAACCAGCGGAACTTAAGATATGCACTAGTTCTGACAGAACTTTCTATGAtttagagcattacaatcttgaacagcaaacaataattatagcatgtg
This genomic stretch from Coccinella septempunctata chromosome 7, icCocSept1.1, whole genome shotgun sequence harbors:
- the LOC123317652 gene encoding uncharacterized protein LOC123317652 — its product is MWVYFLNSSGQFLNDAPQRRLNIFCERSKLQYPTSIHVLNGTVRVEADVRFLGLVLDKHLKWGPHIEQLRSRLNSTCYALFMLRSQVDFELLKLVYYANFHSLISYGIIFWGCSTHVDTIFVTQKRALRTMLRLGYRASCRGLFKGNNILTVYGVYIYKLLIFFSKNNHYFRDFRNLNNTRSTFSSGGLFTYSWMAVLWESFEHNLAEIIMDELVSSVMATLTFMIPFFWLYVDDSITAIPEGCPDIILEAFNSFHSKIQFTIEREENMKITFLDVEVQRTESGELKKNWYIKPTNSDGNWTMEELASILKDWVVNTRKKDGSEFEEDTVKTKWNLTSK